A genomic window from Luteolibacter sp. LG18 includes:
- a CDS encoding VWA domain-containing protein: MSLAHPQWLFLLALIPVLGIVALLTARLRSQRWQAFVANRLRPALLRKTAVFGRWLSLLFLLVALALLVVSLAQPRGDAGTKSETVKGRNILFALDLSRSMRVTDVKPDRLSQGKAIIYEMMEAMPNDRMGLVGFAGKPYLFAPLTVDHGAVKETVEQLDETWIPTGGSDVVGALKFSIETLKKTGVQNNALVFISDGEKHDGSLDAVLAEAEKAGVYIFTVGVGTENGAYVPQTGMPDDKFRDRGGRTVLSQMHPEILKQIADGTKGRFVVAGSGVDIPALAETALAGIDQFELQGREKKVVIEFYQWPLGIAIVSLIISILTATRWRPIAARTAVAATMAGTISTSGAATPQDATASLAGGHFDEARQHFHDLAEGSKREEDASRYRLGEAEASYKAGEYRKAAEAYSRALMSDNKAVERNAHLGAGASLFHLGWQSLGSGESYPDPAPEDTKAFDDLVKAKLKELAEKEVPDGGETESFTFFNALIVNWTDAVRHFNSALKLSPGDKDASQNRALTVRYLERLEELLKEQSEESQQQIPQDQGQGQGQPQEQEGEGEGKGQPNENGQGGEKDDKGPNGDKDQKDKGPNGDKEQDKGKGKGDKKDRPGETPQERAKRLLEENEDMQKGPLAPGRREFQIPEKDW; encoded by the coding sequence ATGAGCCTCGCCCACCCCCAATGGCTGTTCCTGCTCGCATTGATCCCGGTGCTCGGGATCGTGGCGCTGCTGACCGCACGGCTGCGGAGCCAACGCTGGCAGGCGTTCGTGGCGAACCGGCTGCGCCCCGCCTTGCTGCGGAAGACGGCGGTTTTCGGCCGCTGGCTGTCGCTGCTGTTCCTGCTGGTGGCGCTCGCCCTCCTGGTTGTCTCGCTGGCCCAGCCACGCGGGGATGCCGGCACGAAGTCCGAGACGGTGAAGGGCCGGAACATCCTCTTTGCGCTGGACCTCTCCCGCAGCATGCGGGTCACGGACGTGAAGCCGGACCGCCTCTCGCAGGGCAAGGCGATCATCTACGAGATGATGGAGGCGATGCCGAACGACCGAATGGGCCTCGTCGGCTTCGCGGGCAAGCCCTACCTCTTCGCCCCGCTCACCGTGGACCACGGCGCAGTGAAGGAAACGGTGGAGCAACTCGATGAAACGTGGATTCCCACCGGCGGATCGGACGTGGTGGGAGCACTGAAGTTTTCCATCGAAACGCTCAAGAAAACCGGCGTGCAGAACAACGCGCTGGTGTTCATCAGCGATGGCGAGAAACACGACGGTTCGCTCGACGCGGTGCTGGCCGAAGCCGAGAAGGCGGGCGTCTACATCTTCACCGTGGGGGTGGGTACCGAAAACGGCGCCTACGTGCCACAGACCGGCATGCCCGACGACAAGTTCCGCGACCGCGGCGGTCGCACGGTCCTGAGCCAGATGCACCCCGAGATCCTCAAGCAGATTGCGGACGGCACGAAAGGCCGCTTCGTCGTCGCAGGCTCCGGCGTGGACATCCCCGCCTTGGCGGAAACGGCGCTGGCGGGCATCGACCAGTTCGAGCTCCAAGGCCGTGAAAAGAAGGTCGTGATCGAGTTCTATCAATGGCCCCTCGGGATCGCGATCGTCTCCCTGATCATCTCCATCCTGACCGCCACCCGCTGGCGTCCGATCGCCGCACGCACGGCGGTGGCCGCCACCATGGCCGGCACTATCTCGACTTCCGGGGCCGCCACCCCGCAGGACGCGACGGCCTCGCTCGCCGGCGGGCATTTCGATGAAGCCCGGCAGCATTTCCACGATCTGGCGGAAGGCTCGAAGCGGGAGGAAGACGCGTCCCGCTACCGCCTCGGCGAGGCGGAGGCTTCCTACAAGGCGGGCGAATACCGCAAGGCGGCGGAGGCTTACAGCCGCGCGCTGATGTCCGACAACAAGGCGGTCGAACGGAACGCCCACCTCGGAGCCGGAGCCTCTCTTTTCCACCTCGGTTGGCAATCGCTGGGCAGCGGCGAATCCTATCCGGACCCGGCTCCGGAGGACACCAAGGCCTTCGACGACCTGGTGAAAGCGAAGCTCAAAGAGCTGGCGGAGAAGGAAGTGCCCGATGGTGGCGAAACCGAAAGCTTCACGTTCTTCAACGCGCTGATCGTCAACTGGACCGACGCCGTCCGCCATTTCAACTCCGCGCTCAAGTTGTCCCCCGGCGACAAGGATGCCTCCCAGAACCGCGCCCTGACGGTGCGCTATCTGGAACGGCTGGAGGAACTGCTCAAGGAGCAGTCCGAGGAATCCCAACAGCAGATCCCCCAGGATCAAGGGCAGGGACAAGGCCAGCCGCAGGAGCAGGAAGGCGAGGGCGAAGGCAAGGGCCAGCCGAACGAAAACGGCCAAGGCGGCGAAAAGGACGACAAGGGCCCGAACGGCGACAAGGACCAGAAGGACAAAGGTCCGAACGGCGACAAGGAGCAGGACAAGGGCAAAGGCAAGGGCGACAAGAAGGATCGCCCGGGCGAGACCCCACAGGAGCGCGCCAAGCGCCTGCTGGAGGAGAACGAGGACATGCAGAAAGGTCCGCTCGCTCCCGGCCGCAGAGAGTTTCAAATTCCCGAAAAAGACTGGTGA
- a CDS encoding tetratricopeptide repeat protein: protein MMIPDFIRTAGRALGVLAILTSVAAAQAAVQATMSSRFLARGETAVFEIAILNGMPRIESKPAVATVPDVKIEAAGSGQRMVPGRRMAYVFQYSVSSYAVGHHVIPAVTFQLNGNPVTTQPLEFEVFNPDDLKWAEATVSQQKFRYSASFHPLKSNPYEGETVPVEIKLYVPRDLAVADWGIPEFERDGVACWRFEPNDMAGDINVLGRAYKSISYPSSMTATRSGTVSIGPANLRLIIQETGLFGRWDHTEVFLAIPKSDLQAKKLPPGAPDGFANAVGSFTMTSRTTQTELREGDPLSVDVTVSGRGNLDGMAAPKPKDSQGWKIYEAAAGQRGDERRQESGTITFSQFMRPLGDKAAVPAFQLVYFDPALEQYKTIETPPIPLKLLPSLKEKAPAAAALAPPPALDMPVEKMNDILGLLQPAQVLVPGTTVLPPWTGHAVAGLAALLLMIKAFWMRIAPKVRKDPAELARRQALRDLERAPANDHPAFLRLAGRFIEQWLGKASTQNPALHAILEERDATCYRAESRGSDAKTDRSRRSEILKVLRKATWVWLAVAWMGLPVRSEAAGDQQLQSNAVSAYDSAEYEKAIQTWLDAGPFDRLSADTLYNIGNACYRLGAPGHAALYYRRALQKDSSHAEALQNLRFIERKNGAVTVKWKEYQYALAKIRLESWRNTLWTGAWMVVLGLLVCLATRTGSKARVPAVAALIFGPMVAAVGALGWHYYPDDSRFAPVERQAVVVGEKATLHSEASRTSSEIIDAPAGSLCEIVKDRGNWLYVSFATKTHGWIPVENVEKIIPDKKPEPPKLHKPDADSRST, encoded by the coding sequence ATGATGATTCCAGATTTCATCCGCACCGCCGGACGCGCCCTCGGGGTGCTGGCGATCCTGACGTCGGTGGCAGCCGCCCAAGCGGCGGTGCAGGCCACCATGTCGAGCCGTTTCCTCGCCCGCGGAGAGACAGCCGTTTTCGAGATCGCGATCTTGAACGGAATGCCCCGCATCGAATCGAAACCCGCGGTCGCGACGGTGCCGGACGTCAAAATCGAAGCCGCGGGATCGGGACAGCGAATGGTGCCAGGTCGCCGCATGGCCTACGTCTTCCAATACTCGGTGTCTTCCTATGCGGTGGGGCACCACGTCATCCCGGCCGTCACCTTCCAGCTCAACGGGAACCCGGTCACCACCCAGCCGCTCGAGTTCGAGGTCTTCAATCCGGACGACCTGAAGTGGGCGGAAGCCACGGTGAGCCAGCAGAAGTTCCGCTACTCGGCCTCGTTTCATCCGCTGAAAAGCAATCCCTACGAAGGCGAAACGGTGCCGGTGGAGATCAAGCTCTACGTGCCGCGCGACCTAGCGGTGGCGGACTGGGGGATTCCCGAGTTCGAACGCGACGGGGTGGCGTGCTGGCGCTTCGAGCCGAACGACATGGCCGGTGACATCAATGTCCTCGGACGCGCCTACAAATCCATTTCCTATCCGAGTTCGATGACGGCCACCCGCTCGGGCACTGTCAGCATCGGCCCGGCCAATCTCCGGCTCATCATCCAGGAAACCGGCCTCTTCGGCCGCTGGGACCACACCGAGGTCTTCCTCGCGATCCCGAAATCCGACCTCCAGGCCAAGAAACTCCCGCCCGGCGCACCGGATGGCTTCGCCAATGCGGTCGGCTCCTTCACCATGACCTCCCGCACCACCCAAACCGAACTCCGCGAGGGCGACCCGCTTTCGGTGGACGTCACGGTGAGCGGCCGGGGCAATCTCGACGGCATGGCGGCCCCGAAGCCGAAGGATTCCCAGGGTTGGAAGATCTACGAGGCGGCCGCCGGACAGCGTGGCGACGAGCGCCGACAGGAAAGCGGCACCATCACCTTCAGCCAGTTCATGCGCCCGCTCGGCGACAAGGCGGCGGTGCCAGCCTTCCAACTGGTCTATTTCGATCCGGCACTGGAACAGTACAAGACCATCGAAACGCCGCCGATCCCGCTGAAGCTGCTGCCCTCGCTGAAGGAAAAAGCGCCCGCCGCGGCCGCGCTCGCTCCCCCGCCCGCCTTGGACATGCCGGTGGAGAAGATGAATGACATCCTCGGTCTGCTCCAACCGGCGCAGGTGCTAGTGCCCGGCACCACCGTGCTTCCGCCCTGGACCGGCCATGCGGTGGCCGGACTGGCTGCCCTTCTCCTGATGATCAAGGCATTCTGGATGCGAATCGCGCCAAAGGTGCGCAAGGATCCCGCCGAACTGGCCCGCCGCCAGGCGCTTCGCGATCTCGAACGCGCCCCGGCCAACGACCACCCGGCATTCTTGCGCTTGGCGGGCCGTTTCATCGAGCAGTGGCTCGGCAAGGCCTCCACCCAGAATCCGGCCCTGCACGCGATCCTGGAGGAACGCGATGCCACCTGCTACCGGGCGGAATCCCGTGGCAGCGATGCCAAGACCGATCGCTCCCGCCGCAGCGAGATCCTGAAGGTGCTGCGGAAAGCGACCTGGGTGTGGCTGGCCGTGGCATGGATGGGCCTTCCCGTCCGCTCGGAAGCCGCCGGGGACCAGCAGCTCCAATCGAACGCCGTCTCCGCCTACGACTCCGCCGAGTATGAGAAGGCGATCCAAACGTGGCTGGACGCCGGTCCTTTCGACCGCCTTTCCGCCGACACCCTCTACAACATCGGCAATGCCTGCTACCGGCTCGGTGCCCCGGGCCACGCCGCGCTCTACTACCGGCGGGCGCTCCAGAAGGACTCTTCCCACGCCGAAGCGCTGCAAAACCTGCGCTTCATCGAGCGAAAGAACGGAGCCGTGACCGTGAAGTGGAAGGAATACCAGTACGCGCTGGCCAAAATCCGCCTCGAATCCTGGCGGAACACGCTCTGGACCGGCGCGTGGATGGTCGTGCTCGGCCTGCTGGTGTGCCTGGCCACCCGGACAGGCTCGAAGGCCCGTGTACCCGCGGTGGCGGCCCTGATTTTCGGTCCGATGGTGGCGGCGGTCGGCGCACTGGGATGGCACTACTACCCGGACGACTCGCGCTTCGCGCCGGTCGAAAGACAGGCCGTGGTGGTGGGCGAAAAGGCCACCCTGCATTCCGAGGCCTCCCGGACCTCGTCGGAAATCATCGACGCGCCCGCCGGCTCGCTCTGTGAGATCGTCAAGGATCGCGGAAACTGGCTCTACGTGAGCTTCGCGACCAAGACCCACGGTTGGATCCCGGTGGAGAACGTCGAGAAGATCATCCCG